A part of Babylonia areolata isolate BAREFJ2019XMU chromosome 6, ASM4173473v1, whole genome shotgun sequence genomic DNA contains:
- the LOC143282880 gene encoding uncharacterized protein LOC143282880, protein MTMTEIERAEWRREHAPVCEKNYNGSSKGMEKEAAVRMWRRSIAKNSMQYTNMLSDGDSVAFKAVCDENIYDVKKLECVNHCDKRMGTALRKKNKEAKLGGRRHGALTAGAYNILQSYYRNAIMQNLNLGDPAKMKEAILASFLHCTSSDDNPQHMNCPEGPQSWCFYNKAIANSQRPPPHKENVGTPLSADVARAIRPIYDRMSELSLLNRIKHGCTQNANECVNGQIWARCPKTVHVGASRINAAVTSAVSHFNQGCFHLSQVLKKLGSAPSSNLQQYQATQDLKRCSQADDDCAPAKNVRIKRTKIKRKGPPEHKRREKDRHMDQECSEVTCG, encoded by the coding sequence atgacaatgacagaaatagaaagggcagagtggaggagagagcaTGCTCCTGTTTGTGAGAAGAACTATAATGGTTCTTCAAAAGGAATGGAGAAGGAGGCAGCCGTGCGCATGTGGCGACGCTCAATTGCGAAGAACAGCATGCAGTACACCAACATGCTGTCTGATGGAGATTCGGTGGCATTCAAGGCAGTGTGTGATGAGAACATATATGATGTGAAAAAACTTGAATGTGTCAACCACTGCGACAAGAGGATGGGAACGGCTTTGCGCAAAAAAAACAAGGAAGCCAAGCTGGGTGGACGCCGGCATGGAGCTCTGACCGCTGGGGCCTACAACATTTTGCAGTCCTACTACAGGAATGCCATCATGCAGAACCTGAACCTGGGGGACCCTGCCAAAATGAAGGAGGCCATTCTGGCTTCCTTTCTGCATTGCACCTCATCTGACGACAACCCACAGCACATGAACTGTCCTGAGGGCCCACAGTCCTGGTGCTTTTACAACAAGGCCATCGCCAACAGTCAGCGGCCACCCCCCCACAAGGAGAATGTGGGCACACCCCTCTCAGCAGATGTGGCCAGAGCCATCAGGCCAATCTATGACAGGATGTCAGAACTTTCTCTCCTCAACAGGATCAAGCATGGGTGCACACAAAATGCCAATGAGTGCGTCAATGGGCAGATCTGGGCAAGATGCCCAAAAACGGTCCACGTTGGTGCCAGCCGGATCAACGCTGCTGTAACTTCTGCTGTGTCCCACTTCAATCAGGGGTGTTTTCACCTTTCTCAGGTGTTGAAAAAGCTTGGCTCAGCTCCCTCCAGTAATCTTCAGCAGTACCAGGCAACACAGGACCTCAAAAGGTGTTCCCAAGCTGATGATGACTGTGCGCCAGCCAAAAACGTGCGCATAAAGCgaacaaaaatcaaaagaaaagggCCACCAGAACacaagagaagggagaaggacaGACATATGGACCAGGAATGCTCTGAAGTAACTTGTGGATAG
- the LOC143282881 gene encoding uncharacterized protein LOC143282881 has translation MGTVFRKLAKEERLAGFGIGRLTEKKCDMLQDYYGNTIRSNTNNIDNMRRAIWAGLYHSMSTDEKPHHRQCPQGPESRCFYQRALAHGEQPGSHKDHASSTFVSIDVAHKMIPVYQRMSDEMLLRKMTHGGTQNTNECLNSMISGRCPKTMGMKRVEGGVARAVAVFNEGAFELVKVMNSLYIDVSNVTLQLLANKDHSRMRNADAATVGDARQRQKDYAVARRLNIREEDARARDVYGAGEH, from the coding sequence ATGGGAACTGTTTTCAGGAAGCTGGCCAAGGAAGAACGGTTAGCTGGGTTTGGCATTGGGCGGCTTACTGAGAAGAAATGTGACATGCTGCAAGACTACTATGGCAACACAATCcgtagcaacaccaacaacatcgacaacatgaGGAGGGCAATATGGGCTGGACTTTACCATTCTATGTCTACTGATGAGAAGCCCCACCACCGCCAGTGTCCACAGGGCCCAGAGAGCCGGTGCTTCTACCAGAGGGCACTTGCTCACGGCGAACAGCCTGGCAGCCACAAGGACCATGCATCGTCAACTTTTGTTTCAATCGATGTTGCACATAAAATGATTCCGGTGTATCAACGCATGTCTGATGAAATGCTTCTTAGAAAGATGACTCATGGAGGGACCCAAAACACGAATGAGTGCCTGAACTCCATGATTTCGGGCCGGTGTCCAAAGACCATGGGGAtgaagagggtggaagggggcgtGGCAAGAGCAGTAGCTGTTTTCAATGAAGGAGCCTTTGAGTTGGTGAAAGTCATGAACAGCCTCTACATTGATGTGTCCAATGTCACACTTCAGCTCCTTGCTAACAAGGACCACAGCAGGATGAGGAACGCAGATGCTGCAACTGTTGGTGACGCCCGTCAACGTCAGAAGGACTACGCCGTGGCACGACGACTGAACATCAGGGAAGAAGATGCAAGGGCCAGAGATGTATATGGAGCAGGAGAGCACTAG